From a single Cydia amplana chromosome 22, ilCydAmpl1.1, whole genome shotgun sequence genomic region:
- the LOC134658286 gene encoding transcriptional activator cubitus interruptus — protein sequence MMPDRDVGGAAGSGGFLPLQFPSAFAAFHAAPSAPAAMHHAQHYHHHAQLAAAAAAAGATSELSYLAALHPAYRPVTYDHPLYGANTLRGLEYLSAARSLHPELHAGSTLASQDFQLSLEGSRIASPTRLRLSGGAIGASANRKRAVSWSPYSAESLDLAAVIRASPASLAVRAPSAASTGSYGHLSAGAISPALSLSHASLAQQLLARGGGGVLAGGVLLDPAHQQAAAAAAHHAAHAHLVAGIHRSHISSPTQLLMGTPVDIRQGLGMDGSPPHHLQQPPQQPEVTSIMEADSASSGMTQRKSPQSLMHRDNHHSNKPLSAAAESTVHDGLDSKDEPGDFIETNCHWVDCKLEFPTQDDLVKHINTDHIHASKKAFVCRWVGCSRDEKPFKAQYMLVVHMRRHTGEKPHKCTFEGCCKAYSRLENLKTHLRSHTGEKPYTCEYPGCAKAFSNASDRAKHQNRTHSNEKPYVCKAPGCTKRYTDPSSLRKHVKTVHGAEFYASKKHKGCSRGDDSAESGGGGAGSSPRSEEGGVPIGVRGHTSSASVKSESPASPLPHGLHTPAHQLSAQCGGDLDFGGSGLGGFSDENGAPYFRLDGEVEQEVVGEVGQLPLMLRAMVAIGEPRHHHMPRLQNKMAVNRLMPPGHGVDLGGAAAPGRTDLGNTNVGAEIKTGMPNTRRDSGISSGSSLYSARSSDISRKSSQASVVGAAPAPARLMPHAGVYDQLSPDSSRRSSQVSCVGYAPAPSSALAAVQAVRTSQGNQAVLLRGVTCSEVRAEELALELDPNVQVKEEARRLSEQSNLSDQTQSYQPYPCGTDDVGDAPFPFKTEDEHEPVYKESRSNSTSTVVVTTAQVHHPNQEVNLEQVAEGEMVENKLVIPDEMMQYLNQSILGTDSVAPAKNDSTTPPDPEADKDQDSATKDNATRDQNANNSSDKISDVATSDDSLLKNLGAIGSDLNISDIPVDLRSLDVSMSGNSGSLLATKSPDDKNPLQEQVIPEVPTEQCEDYKKPPTSNVSTNPLQSLQTMAANQPESNRMRANLLPQKQNTTMSPKTMVITPQTVMSPQTLPHSMLSPQSLPHSAMSPQSVMSPHNIPHNVMSPPSVYNVMSPQSVMSVMSPQHNAMSPQSMQSLMSPQMPNQIMMSPRHNNIGSPMSQNMASPAGNIASPMNQNMPSPMSHGMPSPMHPSLQSPMAQNVTSPMMQNMPNMPLNPPQNANQNMMMNMNSPHMQGMPPNYPQHRQNCNPKAVSKNYNNVQNQYQNQNYNQAPAYPIQNQQNGSNMRQQNMQQYQMQQFNQNQMPGMQQMNQNQPNNMYNNQMMPPNYQPPMNYPNQQNQMHQMQMSRSSVMSVDNSGNMARGSLNSYCEQQNQCPPMQNNQYSQNMQYPQPPPYNAVVNAANVMGPPPPKNNHQYNQAMMNNNQYYNHQRPYIQWDYPGNQFNKHNMQKSAQNSVNMSTGSQKPVNGVRPQINCNQIKNGEQQTDCSMNSLRSQSNQASDVQVWDISQSQIEATNARKKNQNASTMRQETYQRTLEYVENCENWKSSEMVSSSTHPLQGGDNMVVNDLQTSLSSFYEENQYLQMIQ from the exons GTTTAGAGTACCTGAGCGCGGCTCGGAGTCTTCACCCGGAACTACATGCTGGCAGCACGCTGGCCAGCCAGGACTTTCAACTTAGTTTAGAAG GATCAAGAATAGCCTCCCCAACCCGCCTCAGGTTATCCGGCGGCGCGATAGGGGCCTCAGCCAACCGCAAACGGGCGGTGTCTTGGAGCCCTTACTCCGCGGAGTCTTTAGACTTGGCGGCGGTGATCAGAGCGTCCCCGGCGAGCTTGGCTGTTAGGGCGCCTTCGGCTGCGTCTACTGGAAGCTATGGCCATCTTAGTGCTG GCGCGATATCCCCCGCCCTATCGCTGTCTCACGCGTCGCTGGCGCAGCAGCTCCTGGcgcgaggcggcggcggcgtgctggCGGGCGGAGTACTACTCGACCCTGCGCACCAGCAGGCAGCTGCTGCGGCCGCGCACCACGCAGCCCATGCGCACCTGGTGGCCGGGATACACAG ATCTCACATATCATCGCCCACGCAGCTTCTGATGGGGACTCCCGTGGACATCCGACAGGGCTTGGGCATGGACGGGTCCCCTCCTCATCATCTGCAACAACCGCCGCAGCAGCCTGAAGTTACTAGCATCATGGAGGCCGATAG TGCTTCATCAGGGATGACACAGCGGAAGTCCCCACAGAGCCTGATGCATCGAGACAACCACCACAGCAACAAGCCGCTATCGGCCGCCGCGGAGAGCACGGTCCATGACGGACTCGATTCCAAAGACGAACCCGGAGATTTCATCGAGACTAACTGTCATTGG GTGGACTGTAAACTAGAGTTCCCAACGCAAGACGACCTGGTGAAGCACATCAACACAGACCACATCCACGCGAGCAAGAAGGCGTTCGTGTGCCGCTGGGTCGGCTGCTCGAGAGACGAGAAGCCGTTCAAGGCGCAGTACATGCTGGTCGTGCATATGAGGAGGCATACTGGGGAAAAGCCACATAAGTGCACG TTCGAAGGCTGCTGTAAAGCATACTCCCGTCTCGAGAACCTGAAGACCCATCTCAGAAGTCACACGGGTGAAAAACCCTACACCTGCGAATACCCGGGCTGCGCTAAGGCGTTCTCCAACGCGAGCGATAGAGCGAAGCATCAGAACCGAACGCATAGTAATGAA AAACCGTATGTATGTAAGGCGCCTGGATGCACAAAGCGGTATACAGACCCATCGTCTCTCAGAAAACATGTGAAGACTGTTCACGGTGCAGAGTTCTATGCCAGTAAGAAACACAAAG GTTGCAGTCGCGGCGACGACTCCGCCGAATCCGGTGGCGGAGGAGCAGGCTCTTCCCCGCGCTCCGAGGAGGGCGGGGTCCCCATCGGAGTCCGCGGGCACACGTCCTCGGCCTCCGTCAAGAGCGAGAGCCCTGCGTCACCGCTCCCGCACGGGCTGCACACTCCAGCGCATCAG TTATCAGCTCAATGTGGCGGAGATTTGGACTTCGGCGGTTCTGGCTTGGGTGGCTTCAGTGACGAAAATGGCGCCCCTTACTTCAGGCTAGACGGAGAG GTGGAACAAGAGGTGGTGGGTGAAGTAGGCCAGCTTCCTCTGATGCTGCGCGCCATGGTGGCCATCGGCGAGCCGCGGCACCACCACATGCCGCGCTTGCAGAACAAGATGGCGGTCAATCGCCTCATGCCACCGGGGCATGGCGTTGACTTGGGAGGTG CTGCCGCACCTGGCCGCACGGACCTCGGCAACACGAACGTGGGTGCAGAGATCAAGACGGGGATGCCGAACACGAGGCGCGACTCTGGAATATCGTCCGGCAGTAGCCTTTATAGTGCAAG GTCCTCGGATATCTCCCGCAAGAGCAGCCAGGCGTCCGTGGtgggcgcggcgccggcgccggcgcgccTCATGCCGCACGCCGGCGTCTACGACCAGCTGTCTCCGGATAGCAGCCGCAG ATCTAGTCAAGTTTCATGCGTGGGATACGCACCAGCTCCTTCCTCAGCTCTTGCCGCCGTCCAAGCCGTCCGGACGTCCCAGGGCAATCAG GCGGTCCTACTCCGCGGGGTGACGTGTTCAGAGGTGCGCGCCGAAGAACTGGCCCTGGAACTGGACCCCAACGTCCAGGTCAAGGAGGAAGCCAGGAGGCTCTCGGAGCAGTCCAACCTGAGTGATCAGACGCAGAGCTACCAGCCGTACCCCTGCGGGACTGATGACGTG GGTGACGCCCCATTCCCGTTCAAGACGGAAGACGAGCACGAGCCGGTGTACAAGGAGTCGCGATCCAACTCCACCAGCACGGTGGTGGTCACCACGGCGCAGGTGCACCACCCCAACCAGGAAGTCAACCTCGAACAG GTCGCAGAAGGAGAAATGGTGGAGAACAAGCTGGTGATACCAGACGAAATGATGCAATATCTTAACCAATCAATATTGGGAACCGACTCGGTAGCACCAGCCAAGAACGACTCTACCACCCCGCCCGACCCCGAGGCCGACAAGGACCAAGACAGTGCAACCAAAGACAATGCCACTCGCGACCAGAACGCTAACAATTCTAGTGACAAAATCAGTGACGTAGCGACCAGTGACGATTCTCTACTCAAAAATCTAGGTGCCATAGGTAGTGATCTCAATATAAGTGATATTCCAGTCGATTTAAGGTCATTAGACGTTAGCATGTCGGGCAACAGCGGCTCTTTACTGGCCACGAAGTCGCCCGACGACAAGAACCCGTTACAGGAACAGGTTATACCTGAAGTCCCCACCGAACAGTGTGAGGACTATAAGAAACCACCGACTAGCAATGTCTCTACAAATCCTTTGCAGTCTTTGCAAACTATGGCGGCGAATCAGCCAGAGTCTAATAGGATGAGAGCGAATCTTCTACCTCAGAAACAAAACACGACCATGAGTCCAAAAACCATGGTAATTACTCCGCAGACGGTTATGAGTCCACAGACTTTGCCTCATAGCATGCTGAGTCCGCAGAGCTTACCTCATAGCGCTATGAGTCCACAGAGCGTGATGAGTCCGCACAACATACCCCATAACGTCATGAGTCCACCCAGTGTTTACAACGTTATGAGCCCTCAGAGCGTTATGAGCGTCATGTCGCCACAGCACAACGCTATGAGCCCACAGAGTATGCAGAGTTTGATGAGCCCTCAAATGCCGAACCAGATCATGATGAGTCCGCGACACAATAACATCGGCAGCCCTATGTCTCAGAACATGGCCAGTCCAGCTGGCAACATAGCAAGCCCTATGAACCAAAATATGCCGAGCCCCATGAGCCATGGCATGCCCAGTCCGATGCATCCCAGTCTACAAAGCCCTATGGCTCAAAACGTGACGAGTCCCATGATGCAAAACATGCCCAATATGCCGCTAAATCCTCCCCAAAACGCTAACCAAAACATGATGATGAACATGAATTCGCCGCATATGCAAGGCATGCCACCAAACTACCCGCAACACCGACAAAATTGTAATCCTAAAGCCGTTAGCAAAAACTATAACAACGTTCAAAATCAATATCAAAACCAAAACTACAATCAAGCACCCGCCTATCCCATCCAAAACCAGCAGAATGGTAGCAATATGCGTCAGCAAAACATGCAACAATATCAAATGCAACAATTTAACCAGAATCAGATGCCTGGCATGCAACAAATGAACCAAAATCAGCCCAACAATATGTACAACAACCAAATGATGCCACCCAATTATCAACCACCAATGAACTACCCCAATCAGCAGAACCAAATGCATCAAATGCAAATGTCAAGGTCTTCAGTGATGAGCGTGGATAACAGCGGCAATATGGCCCGAGGGTCTTTAAACAGCTACTGCGAGCAACAGAACCAGTGCCCGCCCATGCAAAACAACCAATACAGCCAAAACATGCAATATCCACAACCTCCTCCTTACAATGCTGTGGTCAATGCTGCCAATGTAATGGGACCGCCTCCACCTAAAAACAATCATCAATACAATCAAGCCATGATGAATAACAACCAATATTACAATCACCAGAGACCTTACATCCAGTGGGACTATCCCGGTAATCAGTTCAATAAACACAACATGCAAAAATCCGCTCAGAACTCTGTCAACATGTCTACTGGAAGCCAGAAGCCGGTGAACGGTGTTAGACCACAGATCAATTGCAATCAGATCAAGAATGGAGAACAACAGACTGATTGCAGCATGAATAGTTTAAGAAGTCAGAGTAATCAAGCCAGCGATGTTCAAGTCTGGGACATATCGCAGTCGCAGATTGAAGCCACGAATGCGAGAAAAAAGAATCAGAACGCTAGTACGATGCGGCAAGAAACCTATCAGAGGACGCTAGAGTATGTAGAAAACTGCGAGAACTGGAAGAGCTCTGAAATGGTCTCCAGCAGCACCCATCCTCTGCAGGGCGGCGACAACATGGTTGTGAACGATCTCCAAACATCCTTGTCTTCATTTTATGAAGAAAACCAGTACCTCCAGATGATCCAATAg
- the LOC134658312 gene encoding uncharacterized protein LOC134658312: MITVGRWLMVMLGTTLVVAFLGVANPVQALRHWVQRATHVTQKIDLNNQVCYSEIIPGLYLSNIKAATDRNVVRHLNITHVLTIEAHRIPKSIFANSNITNLFIKAYDTSQTNLMPYFPMSNAFIEEGLASGGNVLVHCRFGVSRSATLVIAYLMQKYNMNFEQAFEYVKAKRFFINPNPGFVSQLQEYHRLHYGVNQYQRFEAYCAVKARKHKFKIVSAAVLLVTILVPVIILINLW, from the exons ATGATCACGGTCGGGCGTTGGTTAATGGTTATGTTAGGAACCACGTTAGTAGTAGCGTTCCTCGGCGTAGCCAATCCAGTCCAGGCACTCAGACACTGGGTCCAGAGGGCCACTCACGTTACGCAGAAGATCGACCTCAACAACCAAGTTTGCTACAGCGAAATCATCCCCGGCCTTTACCTGAGTAATATCAAAGCTGCCACAGATCGAAATGTCGTCCGACATCTTAATATCACCCATGTACTCACCATCGAAGCGCATCGCATCCCGAAGTCAATTTTCGCCAACAGCAACATTACTAACCTCTTCATCAAGGCATATGATACGAGCCAGACGAATCTCATGCCCTATTTCCCCATGTCCAACGCCTTCATCGAGGAAGGTCTCGCTAGTGGAGGGAATGTCCTCGTCCATTGCCGTTTCGGCGTATCACGATCGGCCACCTTGGTTATTGCCTACCTGATGCAAAAGTACAACATGAATTTCGAGCAGGCCTTCGAGTATGTGAAGGCGAAGAGGTTTTTCATCAATCCCAATCCTGGATTTGTGAGCCAACTCCAAGAATACCACCGGCTTCATTATGGCGTGAACCAGTATCAGAGATTCGAGGCATACTGTGCTGTGAAAGCGCGAAAGCACAAATTTAAGATAGTCTCAGCAGCTGTGCTCCTTGTGACCATCCTCGTGCCTGTAATTATTTTG ATCAATCTGTGGTAA